Proteins encoded by one window of Desulfovibrio ferrophilus:
- a CDS encoding Rossmann-like domain-containing protein translates to MPQSPKHTTQHRILKDILADLQNAEAPITKISIGSHMVAVSCGDQTGLASCQGSHGLGDLSQPDLSELPPSGLELAQWLLHPPNFIPQAQSLGLAAANALMPEPPILKQTKGQGLILEHGIGRNVVIIGHFPFVEHMRPEFAQLSVLELAPRPGDLPATDARLVLPEADVVAITGTALLNGTLADLLNLCRNDAYILILGPSTPFAPSLFNLGVNALAGARVDDASKVHTGILKGQSFKALNGANALVWQKS, encoded by the coding sequence ATGCCACAATCGCCAAAGCATACCACCCAACATCGCATACTGAAAGATATTCTCGCTGACCTGCAAAACGCGGAGGCTCCAATCACCAAAATATCCATTGGTTCGCATATGGTCGCCGTGAGCTGTGGCGACCAAACCGGACTGGCCTCATGCCAGGGATCACATGGTCTTGGCGACTTGAGTCAGCCAGACTTGAGTGAGTTGCCTCCTTCCGGCCTGGAGCTTGCCCAGTGGCTTCTCCATCCACCCAATTTCATCCCGCAGGCCCAATCCCTTGGATTGGCGGCAGCCAACGCCCTGATGCCGGAGCCCCCCATCCTGAAACAGACCAAGGGCCAGGGATTGATCCTTGAACATGGTATTGGCCGAAATGTGGTCATTATCGGGCACTTCCCTTTTGTGGAACACATGCGACCCGAGTTTGCGCAGCTCTCGGTTCTGGAGCTTGCCCCACGTCCGGGTGACCTGCCCGCAACCGACGCTCGTCTGGTTCTCCCCGAGGCTGATGTGGTTGCCATCACCGGCACTGCCCTGCTCAACGGCACCCTTGCCGACCTGCTCAACCTGTGCCGCAATGACGCCTACATTCTGATTCTAGGACCAAGCACCCCGTTTGCGCCCAGCCTGTTCAATCTTGGGGTTAACGCCCTGGCCGGAGCGAGAGTCGATGACGCAAGTAAAGTACATACAGGTATTTTGAAGGGGCAGTCCTTCAAGGCCCTGAACGGAGCCAACGCCCTGGTCTGGCAAAAATCATAA
- the dksA gene encoding RNA polymerase-binding protein DksA has protein sequence MEAKDLEFFRKYLTQELDDILRKGEETIEDMTETREVYADPADRATAESDRSFTLRLRDRERKLIKKIQAAQRRIDDGSFGYCEECGDDISVERLKARPVTTLCIECKSRQEEEEKVRGD, from the coding sequence ATGGAAGCCAAGGATCTCGAATTCTTTCGGAAGTATCTGACTCAGGAACTTGATGATATTCTGCGCAAGGGCGAGGAGACCATCGAGGACATGACCGAGACGCGTGAGGTCTACGCAGACCCGGCTGACCGGGCCACTGCGGAGTCCGACCGCTCTTTTACCCTGCGACTTCGCGACCGCGAGCGCAAGCTGATCAAGAAGATTCAGGCTGCACAGCGTCGTATTGACGATGGCTCATTTGGCTATTGTGAAGAATGCGGCGATGACATCAGCGTGGAACGTCTAAAGGCCCGCCCGGTGACTACGCTATGCATTGAATGCAAGAGCCGTCAGGAAGAAGAGGAAAAGGTCCGCGGCGACTAA
- a CDS encoding NFACT RNA binding domain-containing protein — MEANFFRCLARDLVRELSGSRVDKIYNPAPDVWTFKVGTHGGASFLLLRASQRQGLLFLTSEKPANPASPSAQCMWFRKRLVNRRLLDACVDWTARAVAFALSPGEGNWLMLSPQGAPALVDQLPAGFGDEPPWPEFRALADEDAWLSYPQLTPPLRRLLSTMAEGRGQAVLDAVRRGGCSQFFLYQGAGGPQLLPWRLPETLRDSRSESVYASALEAADELGRGELFPHLRDLAEAGERSALKVERRRMKRSLASVDRDQERLEGMVALSRYGEALRGELYRLDKHEKLKEVEVPGPDGEPLCLELDRRLTVAENMERFFKLAAKGRRGLEFVKIRRRELLRRQAELEQGRLPDEIMERLERGEQRSKVRQVPPTVRKGLSAFRTEDGFAVYRGKNAQANHDLVRKVASPFDLWFHARGGAGSHVVLRRDYPDQDVPQRSLEQAATLAGLRSFAAGNARAEVICAQVKHVHAVKGAGPGKVTVDLEVAALSVSLDPELEKRLGVD; from the coding sequence ATGGAAGCCAACTTCTTCCGCTGTCTGGCGCGCGATCTGGTCCGAGAATTGTCGGGCTCTCGCGTCGACAAAATATACAATCCCGCCCCCGATGTCTGGACCTTCAAGGTCGGGACACATGGGGGCGCTTCGTTTTTGCTCCTGCGCGCAAGTCAGCGCCAGGGACTCCTGTTTCTGACATCGGAAAAACCGGCAAATCCGGCCAGCCCCTCGGCACAATGCATGTGGTTCAGGAAGCGACTTGTAAATCGTCGCCTGCTCGATGCTTGCGTGGATTGGACAGCGCGGGCCGTGGCCTTTGCCTTGTCTCCGGGTGAAGGAAACTGGCTGATGCTGTCTCCACAGGGAGCTCCAGCCCTGGTAGATCAGCTGCCTGCTGGATTTGGCGACGAACCGCCGTGGCCCGAGTTCAGGGCCTTGGCAGATGAAGACGCCTGGCTCAGTTACCCGCAGCTGACTCCACCGCTACGGCGGTTGTTGAGTACCATGGCTGAGGGGCGGGGACAGGCCGTGCTTGATGCTGTGCGTCGGGGAGGTTGTTCGCAATTCTTCCTGTATCAGGGCGCGGGTGGGCCACAGTTGTTGCCATGGCGTTTGCCCGAGACTCTGCGCGATTCCCGTAGCGAGAGTGTCTACGCAAGTGCCCTTGAGGCGGCAGATGAACTGGGGAGAGGGGAACTCTTTCCGCATTTGCGGGATTTGGCCGAGGCCGGTGAACGGAGTGCTTTGAAGGTCGAACGCCGGAGGATGAAACGGTCGCTGGCTTCTGTGGATAGGGATCAGGAACGTCTGGAGGGGATGGTTGCCCTGTCGCGGTATGGCGAAGCCCTGCGTGGCGAGCTGTATCGGTTGGACAAGCATGAGAAGCTTAAAGAAGTGGAAGTGCCGGGGCCCGACGGCGAACCGTTGTGTTTGGAACTGGACAGGCGCTTGACCGTGGCCGAAAACATGGAACGTTTTTTCAAGCTGGCAGCCAAGGGGCGACGGGGCCTCGAATTTGTGAAGATCAGACGCAGGGAGCTTCTACGTCGTCAGGCTGAACTGGAGCAGGGACGGCTGCCCGACGAGATCATGGAGCGGCTGGAACGGGGCGAGCAGCGGAGCAAGGTGCGGCAGGTTCCGCCCACGGTACGCAAAGGGTTGTCCGCGTTTCGAACCGAGGACGGCTTTGCCGTGTACCGGGGCAAGAATGCCCAAGCCAATCATGATCTGGTGCGCAAGGTGGCCAGTCCCTTCGATCTTTGGTTTCATGCCCGAGGTGGTGCGGGGTCACACGTTGTGCTGAGGCGGGACTATCCGGACCAGGATGTCCCGCAGCGTAGCCTGGAGCAGGCCGCGACTCTCGCCGGACTTCGGAGTTTCGCGGCGGGTAATGCCCGTGCCGAGGTGATCTGCGCCCAGGTCAAGCACGTTCATGCCGTCAAAGGTGCTGGGCCCGGCAAGGTGACTGTGGATTTGGAAGTGGCGGCCTTGAGCGTGAGTCTGGACCCTGAATTGGAAAAGCGCCTTGGTGTGGATTGA
- a CDS encoding TMEM165/GDT1 family protein, with protein MDFKLFLTTFATLFLAELGDKTQLACIMMTAKTQKPWTVFIGSSLALVTVSFLGVMFASLICDKIPADLVKKIAAAGFMVIGGLMFFDKL; from the coding sequence ATGGATTTCAAATTGTTCCTGACCACCTTTGCAACCCTGTTTCTGGCCGAACTCGGCGACAAGACTCAACTGGCCTGCATCATGATGACCGCCAAGACCCAAAAGCCCTGGACCGTGTTCATAGGCTCATCCCTGGCCCTGGTCACCGTGAGTTTTCTGGGCGTGATGTTCGCATCCCTCATCTGCGACAAAATCCCGGCCGATCTGGTCAAAAAGATCGCCGCCGCAGGATTCATGGTCATTGGCGGCTTGATGTTCTTCGACAAACTATAA
- a CDS encoding PhoH family protein, translating into MVKTSCQERSLEFEDYELVRELFGPQEANLAAVAKGTGVHVQSRGNKVFMKGENEDDLNQAANALVQLYAHVKAGHAVSSRDVDHALGILNTDPGAQIKDVFRDEIFVVSPKKQISPKTLGQRDYLQAIRESDLTFGIGPAGTGKTYLAVAMAVSSLLARKVKRIVLTRPAVEAGERLGFLPGDLAEKINPYLRPLYDALHDMLDFAKVQEMLDTNIIEIAPLAFMRGRTLNDAFIILDEAQNTTPEQMKMFLTRLGFGAKAVVTGDVTQIDLPGKSSSGLVQAASCLGGVEGISFIKFHEGDVIRHPLVGRIVMAYERYEKTKN; encoded by the coding sequence ATGGTGAAGACGAGTTGTCAGGAACGCTCTCTCGAGTTTGAAGACTATGAGTTGGTGCGCGAGTTGTTCGGCCCGCAAGAAGCCAATCTTGCTGCTGTGGCCAAAGGCACAGGGGTGCATGTTCAGTCGCGCGGCAACAAGGTGTTCATGAAAGGCGAGAATGAGGATGACCTGAATCAGGCTGCTAACGCGCTGGTTCAGCTGTATGCCCATGTCAAAGCCGGACATGCCGTGTCGTCGCGAGATGTGGATCACGCTTTGGGAATTTTGAACACCGACCCTGGTGCCCAGATCAAAGATGTTTTTCGTGATGAAATTTTTGTTGTCTCCCCCAAGAAGCAGATCAGCCCCAAGACTTTGGGACAGCGCGACTACCTGCAGGCCATTCGCGAGAGCGACCTGACTTTCGGCATCGGTCCGGCAGGAACGGGGAAAACCTATCTGGCCGTGGCCATGGCCGTATCCAGCCTGTTGGCGCGTAAGGTCAAACGTATTGTGCTGACCCGCCCGGCTGTGGAGGCCGGAGAGCGATTGGGTTTTTTGCCCGGTGATCTGGCAGAGAAGATCAACCCTTACCTGCGCCCTTTGTACGACGCCCTGCATGATATGCTGGACTTTGCAAAGGTCCAGGAGATGCTGGATACCAATATCATCGAGATTGCGCCCCTGGCTTTCATGCGCGGACGCACTTTGAATGACGCCTTTATCATCCTGGATGAGGCGCAGAATACGACGCCTGAACAGATGAAGATGTTTTTGACCCGCCTGGGCTTCGGAGCCAAGGCCGTTGTTACGGGCGATGTCACGCAGATCGATCTTCCCGGCAAATCGTCTTCGGGCCTGGTCCAGGCCGCCAGTTGCCTTGGGGGAGTCGAAGGGATTTCCTTCATCAAATTCCACGAGGGCGACGTGATTCGTCATCCTCTCGTTGGAAGGATAGTCATGGCTTATGAGCGCTACGAAAAAACCAAGAACTAA